From Deltaproteobacteria bacterium, a single genomic window includes:
- a CDS encoding MoxR family ATPase, whose protein sequence is MDRIAQLLEQLDHEAYVADQAIATSLHLALELRKPLLIEGHAGVGKTEIAKVLARVLDTELIRLQCYEGLDAASALYEWNYARQLLHIRLQERDGHGAPEAEAKIFSEPFLLKRPLLQAIAHEGRAPVLLVDEIDRSDEEFEAFLLEVLSDFQVTVPELGTLRARERPHVVLTSNRTRELSDALRRRCLYLFIDHPPFEKELSIVRRKVPGASEDLAAQIVGLVQKLRRAKLAKVPGVSETLDWAQALVILHAAHLTPEVVASTLGCVVKDESDLRRVRAELEAGRLPAGAA, encoded by the coding sequence GTGGATCGCATCGCACAGCTCCTCGAGCAGCTCGATCACGAGGCTTACGTGGCCGACCAGGCCATCGCGACCTCGCTGCACCTCGCGCTGGAGCTGCGCAAGCCGCTCTTGATCGAAGGCCACGCGGGGGTGGGGAAGACGGAGATCGCGAAGGTCCTCGCCCGCGTCCTCGACACCGAGCTGATCCGCCTCCAGTGCTACGAAGGCCTCGACGCGGCGAGCGCGCTCTACGAATGGAATTACGCGCGCCAGCTTCTGCACATCCGCCTCCAGGAGCGCGACGGTCACGGGGCTCCGGAGGCGGAAGCGAAGATCTTCAGCGAGCCGTTCCTGCTCAAGCGGCCGCTGCTCCAGGCCATCGCGCACGAGGGGCGCGCGCCGGTCCTGCTGGTGGACGAGATCGACCGCAGCGACGAGGAGTTCGAGGCCTTCCTCCTCGAGGTGCTCTCCGACTTCCAGGTCACGGTCCCGGAGCTCGGGACGCTCCGCGCGCGGGAGCGCCCGCATGTCGTTCTCACCTCGAACCGCACGCGGGAGCTGTCCGACGCGCTCCGGCGGCGATGCCTCTATCTGTTCATCGATCACCCGCCGTTCGAGAAGGAGCTGTCGATCGTCCGCCGGAAGGTGCCGGGCGCCAGCGAGGACCTGGCCGCGCAGATCGTCGGGCTCGTGCAGAAGCTGCGGCGCGCGAAGCTCGCCAAAGTTCCCGGCGTCTCCGAGACCCTGGACTGGGCGCAGGCGCTGGTCATTCTGCACGCCGCGCATCTGACGCCGGAGGTCGTCGCTTCGACGCTCGGGTGCGTGGTGAAGGACGAGTCGGATCTGCGGAGGGTCAGGGCGGAGCTGGAGGCGGGCCGGCTCCCCGCGGGAGCTGCATGA